One Formosa agariphila KMM 3901 genomic window, CAAAGTATGTGGTTGTTTGGGCCGTTTTGCGATTCCCAAGATTCATCTAACTGGCTGTCTTTATAATTAAAATCATCTTCCCATTTTAATTCCCATTTTGTGTAGTCGAATTTATTTTTTGATTCTTGAGCAAAGAAATTAGAACCCGACAAAATAAAAGTAATTGCAACTATTAATTTTTTCATAATTATGATGTTTTTTTATCTAAAGCAAAATTGTTAAAACTATTTCAACCTAAAAATGGGTATCAGTTATTTATAACGTTACCTAATTTTATTTATCATCTAATTTCCAAGTTCTAATCCATTCGTATTGTGTTGAACGTTCTTCCTTCGTGAATTTCTCCATGCCTTTTCCATCAGCGTGAGGCGGATTCCAATCATAAGTTTCAACAGCTAGGTTGTAATACATCGGGAGATCAAAAGTTGTTGTGGGATTTGTGATTTTGTATGCTAATTTACCGTTTAAATAGAACCAAAGTTCCGTTTCTGATTTCCACCAAAAACCATAAACCATATACTCACTCCAGTTTTTTACATCAGTAATGACAGACCCTTGCTTTCTTGTTTCAACAGTGTTGGCACAACTTGTTCTATGAAAAGCATTTGAATGAAATATTTGATCAAATTTGCCACTTACCGCCCATGCATCAGCCCCTGGCGTTAGTTCTCCAACACATTCTTGAATATCCAATTCCAATCTTTTTGGACAAGCATTCTCTTCAGTCATCATCCAAAAAGTCGAAGACATAAATGTCTTGTTTGCCTTCATTTTACTTTCGTAATAATACCCTACTTTGCATTGATTTATGGATCTTACAATCCCTCCTGAATAATCATAACTTTTGCCATTTATTATTTTGGTAGCAGGTAATTTATTAGCTTCAATTTTTAATTTTCCGTCAGCTACAGTTATCGATTCTTCTATAAATAATCCTGGTGGTCTACCTGTCCAAAACCATCCAGCTGAAGCAATATCAGGTTTTGTATACCATTTTGTTCTATCAATTCCATCAGTTTGATTAAATTCATCAGAAAGGTTTTCAATTTTAGCCCATTTTTTTCCTACTGGAGTTGGGTTTTCAATCACAAAATAAGGAAGATCCTCTGATGGTGCTTTTCTAGTTACTATTACATTAAAACTACATGTGGAGGTATTTCCAGCTGCATCACGTGTTGTAAAGGTATTAGTAGTTGTTCCTATTGGAAATACCTTTCCAGAGGCTAATCCACCTGTTTGTGTTGTAACTGATCCCGCTATATTATCTGTTCCAACAGGACTTGTAAAAGTTACTACTGCTCCATTAGAAAAAGTATCTACACTTACATTCATAGCTTCTGGACAGGATAGCGTTGGACTAACCGTGTCATTTTCTTCACTATCCTCGCTACAAGCAATTAGTAAAAAAATTATTGATAAAAAAGGTATATAAATGATTTTTGATTTAAACATGATTTATAAATTTTGGTTTAGTTTTCAAAATTATCCTTCAATAAGAGACTAAAACAGTTTAAATGGTTTTAAAACAACAACAAATGGTCATTAACTACATATAAGTTAGAGTTTTAGTTTTAAAAAAAATTAAAGTTTCACTTTAAAGAAATCTGAACATTAAAAGACTGTAAAACACCATTTTCGCCTACAATATCTGAACCACCAAATAGAACCAATACACTAATATATTTCATATCGAATTTATTTTTTTAACAAACGATTTTCCCAATCTTTTACAATATCTTCATAAGTAGCATCTACGGAAATTTCTAATTTTTGTTGTTGCAATGCTTTTTCATAATAGATTTCAGAACCTTTCTTAGCTTCAGCAATGGTTACGTCATCTTCTAAAACCATGTTCTTTTCGTACTCTTTTAACTGCGATGCTAAGATTTGAAACAATTTATTCTGTATTTTTTTAGAAGATTTTTTATCTGCCAAATTCTCAAATTCCATAGGGTCTTTATCCAAATCAAACAATTCAAATTCTGGCTTTGTTGCCGCCATAAACTGATTATAGGGAGCTTTTAATTCTCCTTTATTATGTAAATAGTGATATAAAGCAAAAGCTGGGTACTGTAGTTTTTTATAACTACTTAATTGCATCCAAGGTCTATTATAGGTTCTATTCCAAATTAGTTTGTAACGGCCATCTGTTATACTTCTCATGTTTTCTACAGCATCACCGGTGCGTTGTCTAAATCCATAAATGTATTTACGCTTCTCTTTATGCTTTCCTAAATACACTTTCCCATGTAATTCATAAGGAGTTTTAATTCCTGAAATAGCTAGACTTGTAGCAGCAACATCCACCAAACTCACCAAACGCTTATCTATTTCTCCTGCTTTTAAATGATTTGGCCATCTTATAATTAGGGGAATTTGCAAGCCTCCTTCATATAAAAATTGCTTATCTCTAAGATGTGGACGACCATGGTCTCCAAAAAAGAATACAACCGTGTTTTCTGCCAGTCCATCTTCTTCTAACTTGTTTAAAATTTGTCCTACAACCTCATCACAATGTTGAACTGACTCTAAATACATTGCCCAATCCGCTCTTAATAACGGGTAGTCTGGATAACATTTAGGCAACACCACATCATCCGGATTTATTGGATTAACTTCATCTTTTACAAAAGTTCTATGTGGATATTTAATTTGTACTTGTGCAAAAAATGACTGCCCTTTTTTTCTTTGGCTCCAATCTGTCCCATCGTATTTAATATCTGGAATAAAATTGTAATCTTTTTTACCTTCACTTTTTAATAAATCCCACCCATTTCCATTACTCACAAAATAACCGGCTTGTTTAAAAAAATCTGTAATAGGTTGTATGCCATCAGGCAAAGTAGTCACATTTAAAGTTCTATGGTCTAACGAGTTTATAGCTGTAGGATACATTCCTGTAATTTGAGACGATCTACTTGCTGAACACACGGGGGCATTTGCATAAGCATTGGTATACAACACACCTTGTTTTGCCAAACCATCAATATTAGGGGTATGTACTGCAGGATGACCATAACAAGACAACTCTCTTCCCAAGTCGTCGGCATTAATCCAAACAATATTGTACCGTTTTTGTTGTGCTTGTACCTGATAGGTAATCAAAGCTAACAACAAACAAATACTTTTGAACCCGTATTTTTTAAGTATTAATTTCATTTTTTTCACTATTACAAAGGCCCCATTGGAGACTAAGTCATGTTAGTTACATGAACCACTTTTCCGTTCTTAAATTTAGAATGTGATTCCATGAATTTATAAGCTAATAAAACTTGACCATCGGTTCTTTTATAAACTCTTTACCTTGTCCTAATCCTTTTTTCGTAGATTCTCTATAATGCCTTTTTTTGGTATCAAAAACATTATATTTCTTGGTTTCCATTAAACTCCTCCGAGTATTTCTCAGAAGGTTTAGGTGTATAAATTTTCTTTAATTCATTAGGTATACCCTATGCACTTATACTTAATACTTTAGTTAAAAGCGTTATACCAAACAGATACTTCAAAATATCTTATTCCTGCCAATAATTAAAAATCTCTTTTAATTGATAGTAAGCTTTCTTTTTATTTCTACGTTCGTCTACAATACCCCACTCTCTAAAGCCTGATTCTGGTGTACCTTTATAATTACTTCTATAATCATTATAACTCCAAGGCGAGACTCCTGTTACATAAGGGATTTTTTTTAACTCTTTTAGATAGCCTACCATCTCATTGCTCAAGGTTCCATCTGGTGCTGGCCCTATCTGACTTAAACCTATTTCTGAAACAAAAATGGGTTTGCCTGGAAATTTTTCATGTATTTTTTCTACTAAAACAGGAGCATTCCCATAACTATTCATCGAGATAAAATCTACTTTTTCATATGGTTCTGTTCCTATTTCTCCTTTTCTATAAGAAGTAATCGTTACGTAGGTTTTTAAACGCGTGCTGTCTAATTCTGCTACATAGTCTAACATGGATTCTACATACCCAAATTGATTTGCAGTAAGCGCTTTATCACTCCATGCTCCATCGGCGTTTCTTAGTTCATTCCCGACACTCCAACCGACTACAGATGGATGATTAAAATCTCTTTCAATCATAGTTTTCATCCATTGTTTGGTTAATGGATTATTAGGCGTTGCGTTCGGGTCGTTATCGCCCCAAACAGGAATTTCTTCTACCAATAAAAATCCGTTTTTATCGCAAAAATTTAATAGATTTTTTGATAGAGGAGCATGCATTAATCGAGAAAAATTACCTCCTAAAGATTTTATATCTCGCATGTCTTGCTCAATTAAGTGATCCGGTTCTGTATTACCGTAATCCGGATGATCATGTACACGATTTATACCATTCAATCGAACGGGTTGATTATTTAAATAAAACTGTTCTCCAACTACTTCAAATTTGCGAACTCCAAAATGGTCTGTAACTTCATCCTGAGCTATGCCATTAACCAATAATTCACTTTTTAACTTGTACAAGTTAGGGCTATCGAAATGCCACAATTTAAAATCTGACAGCTTTCTGGTAAACGTCACAACAGCTTCCTTAACTTCTCCTGATTTTACGTTTACCCACTTACTATCTAATTTAGTAATGCCTTCAATATTAGAAACAACATTAACCTTTACAGGGGAATTTCCGTTGTTCTCAATTTTATACTTTATAGAAAAAACAACTTCTTTAGTTTTAAAATTGGGTACAGAAGCAATGTGTTGAGATATTAAACGAACAGCTTCATTGGCTTCTAAATAAACCTCTCTACTAATACCTCCCCAAGCCCACCAAGCTCCACGTTTGATTGTATTATCTGCCATAACAACGATAGAGTTTATTTCATCTTTTTTAACCTTTTCTGTAATATTAAATTCAAATGGTAAATAACCACCAACATGGGTTCCTAAAAGTTCTCCATTTAACCACACTTTAGATGTTTGATAAACCGCTCCGAACTTTAATCTTATCTGATTTTCTTTCCAATTAACAGGTAGTTTAAAGTTTTTCTGATAAAATCCTTTCCCTACATAGTCTGTATATCTTTTTCTAGTATCCCAATTTCCTGGAACATTAAGCGTATCCCACTGAATGTAATCCTGAATTATTACATCTGTTTCAGCCATCGTATTAGAGGCCAAAAATTGCCAGGTTCCATTTAACGATATTTTATTGTTAAACAGGTTCTCATGCTGTACTACATCTTTATTTTTACAAGATGTACACATCAAAACAGTAATACAGATAAGTACAAACACTTGCTTCATGATTATTTAATTTTCTTTAGTGATTTTAAGAGGAATTTGAATATTAAAAGAATGACGCACATTGTTAACATCAATAGTATCGGCAGCGCATAACAAAGCTATTGGCTTTCCATTTTCTATAAAAACTTGTGGCCGCTCTAAGTGATCAAATTTTGTTGTACTACCGTCTTCCCAAATAACTGTTTTATCTGAAACTTCAAAATTTTTAGCTTTATCCCATTTAATTCCATCTATAGATTCGTATTGCACTAAAGAAAAAAGTCTTTTTTCTCCTTCGAATTTAATTCGTTTTACAATGGCTCTATATTTCCCATCTTGATACCATATGTATGGGTCTTCTGCAGGAAATCGTTCTCCTTCAAAAACAAATATAGGTTCTGGATATTTTTTAAATGGTCCTGTTGGCGAATCTGAAATAGCAACCATATGCACTACAGGTCCGCCTGCGGGTAATTTAAATTGTTTTCCCACCGCTTTATAAACCATTAAAATTTTCCCATCGGGCATTTCACAGACAGATGGATTAGATGTCATTAAAGCATCATAAGCTTCATCATCTCCATGAGTAACATCTAAAACAGGAGTATCTAACCTTGTCCATGGTCCATTTGGATGATCTGCTACAGCTACCCCAATTCTTTGATTATTTCTGTGCTCCCAATTAATTTTAGCTTTTCCAGGAACACTTACAATGTCTTTATTACCCGTATTTCCCATATAATACAAGTAATATTTTCCTTTAATTTTTAATATAGTTGGATTATGAGTAGTCGCTCCATCCCAAAACTGTGATCCTCTATCTCCCAAAGCAACATCGCTAAATGTAAAAGGTCCAAATGGAGACGTTGCTGTTGCGTGCGCTATTTCTGAATAATTCACCCATTCCCAACCTATATTTTTTGGCCATCTTGAATAATACATATGGTATAACCCGTCATCACCTTTTACCAAAGTTCCTCCCCAAACACTCTTCCCTTCTTCTGAAAAAACAGAACTTTTAGCTACTTTTTCAAATTCAATTTTAAAGTTAAAACTTTCATCTGGACTTAATTTATCTACTTTTTTCGCACAAGACATTTGTATTATAGAAATTAATACGAGCAACCATAATGTTGTATTTTTCATTTCTTAATGTGTATTTATTTTTTGTAATTGCCATTTCATATTTCAAGTTATTTCATACTTAAAAAAATTATTATTTCTTTTTCACTCCACGCCCTTCTGGATGCTCATGTATACTTCCAACACCTTGTGCGAAATAAACTTCGGGCTTATGCCAAACACCTGTATCTTTAAAAGCTGGTTCATGATAATCTAAACTTAAATCACAGTCGAAGCGTGCGATAATTGAATAGCCTTTTTTGGGAGTTCCAGCATTTACAAAATGAGACAATCCCCAAGTAAATCCTCTTCCATTACCTGAATCTGTAAACGCATCAGCACAAAATGGTGCAGCAGCCGTAGGAGTTAATGATAAACCTGCTGCTATTTTGAAATTTACACCATCTTCAGAATATTGCATGGTTTCTCGTTCATTTCCATCTTTAATTGCCAAAGCTGCTATTCCTCCTTTAAATGGAAAATAGGTAGTTTCATGCCCCGACTGCATTACAGGATTTAGCGGGTGTTTTGTAAAAGGACCTAAAGGATTTTCTCCAATTACTAAGCCATGACCAACAGCATAATTTGTTCTATTATCTGGCCACTTATTATAAGCCGCTTTGTAATAAATATATATTTTTCCTTTGTAAACTACGGGATGTGGATCGTGTGTAGCGTTTTGATCCCACTCACCTGCTTTTCCAAAAGGAATTACTTTGTCTCCTCCATGTATCCAAGGTCCATCAGGTGAATCTGAATAGGAAACAGAAACTGGGCATAAGTCACCTCTAAGTCCACTAGGCTCATCAAATGCTTGGTAATATAGATAATACTTGTCTTTCCAAACTAGTATATCTGGTGTAGCAACCGAACGCCACCCCGATTTTGGTTTTTCAGGTCTTGTAACTGCAGGACCTTTTTCCTGCCAAGTTATTCCGTCGGTACTTGTTGCATACCAAATATCACACAAATCCCAATCCGTTGAAGGGATAACATCTGTTGCTTCAGCGGCTTTATTCCAACCTATTGGAGGAACTTCTGTATGGCGTTTTGTATACCAAATATAATATTTCCCATCAACAAAAATAGGTCTTGACGGATCGCGACGAGAGATAGTACCATCTCCATTATTATAATCAAACCCTTTTAATTGAGTATACTTAAATTGCGAAAATAGTTCGTTGTCCTGAGCCCTTGGAGCTAAATAATCGAACATTCGCTCTGAGGATGCACTTAAAGGAATGTTAGGTTTCTCTGTTGGCATTTTAAAAGGAAATACCTCTTCTGATGTTTTCAACTCTTCTTGTTTTAGTTGCTTTTCCTTTTGAGCACATGAAAAAGTCATTCCTAAGATTAATGCTATTATTAATTTATTTTTCATTTGGTTTTATTTATATGTTTGCAACATTTTCTGTTTAAGTTCTTTTAATAACAAAAAACACCGATGGATTTTAGTTTTTTTTTAATATTTTACCGCAATTACTGGGGACCAACTACTGCTTTCTCCTGCTACCTCTCTTTTTATTTGAAAGAAAATTTCTTTTTCGTTATCTAAATCAATGGTCAGCATTCCTCTAACATTTGTAGTAAACACTTTGTTTAAATTATCTTTTTGTGTTCCGTAACGAACAGTATAATTACCATCAATAAAATCGCTAGAATATCCAATCACTAATTTTGTGTCATCTATAAAAGATTCCCAAACAACGGGATGTAATTTTTGATTCGTCATATTAAAAGGCACCGCTTTTGAGAATTCACTATCACCTTTGCCGTTTATAGCAACCAACGCAACCTCGTAACTCTTTTCAGACAATCCCTGTACATCTATAAAACTTGAAATGGTTGGTTCTGTAAATTGATATTCACTTCCTTTTGTTTTATAAGCTAGCTTGTATTCTTTAACTCCTACAGTTTTGGTAAAGTAAATTCTTGCATTATTTTGTCCTGCAATTACCTTGTCTATGCTAGGAGCATTGGGTACTTTATAGAAGATTTCTTTTTTCCCTCTTTGATACCCCAAAGGATTAATTACTTTTACGGTTAACAAATAAGGATTTAAATTCTTTTTTAAACGCAAACGACCTTTCCAACTACCACCAATTTCTATTGCCGGTAATTTTATTTTTTGTTCGTGTAGTACTACTCCTTGGTGATTCGAAAAAGTAGCTACCAATTGATAATTGTTTATTTGATAACTAGGATAGTCTGAAGCTTCTTTAGAAGTGATTTCTACAGAAATTGATTTTTTAGATTTTGTAATCTCTTCTACTTTTAAGGTTTTAATGGGACTGTTTTCTTTTTGAAAACGATCGAACAAACGTCTTTTTTGTCCCCAAACATTTACCACGCCCCAAACTCTATTTTCCTCGGCAGAGGTACCGGCATATCCACTTCTATAATCGTTAAAAGTCCACATAGAAGAACCAATTACAAATTCATTTTTCCCTCTAAAGTGTTGGTTCCATTCTGATACAATTGGCTTGTCTCCATCTAAAGAAGCTGTTGGATAAGGATCAAATCCGTATTCCGAAATAAAGACGGGTTTGTTAGGCCATTTTTCTCTTAAGGTATCTAATATGTCTTGAGGTTCTCCTTGCCAACGGTACATATTGTGCATAATAATATCTACATGCGTGTTAGGATCTGTTGTTCTTGTATAGGTTTTCTTTTGTCCGGAATTACTTACGCAAGTAAGCAGTCTATGCTCATCTAATTCTGTACGCACATACTCCATCATTTTTTTTGCAAAATCGTAATGATCAGACAACTCATTTCCAACACTCCAGCCAATAATACTTGGGTGATTGCTGTCTCTTTCTATCATTTCCTTTAACCAAGATTTTATTAATGGATATTCGGGAGCTGTAAATTCAGGATTTGTTAAATCACGTACATTTACTTCTTCAAACAACAAAATCCCTTTTCTATCACACAATTTAATTAGTTCTTCGTTTTGTGTTCCATGCATGATACGCATAAAATTGGCGCCAGATTCTTTCATTAAATCTACATCGCGTTCTAAAATTTCTATAGGCTCTGAAGATCCGTAGTAACGGTTTTCACTTACTCTATTAAATCCTCCTGTTCTTACAGGTTCTCCGTTTAAAAGTAGTTGCGAATTTGTTACTTCTATTTTTCTAATTCCAAAATCAGTTTGATTAGAATCTAGTTCAGAATTGTTTTCAGAAATAGTGGTTTCTAAGGTGTATAAATTCGGATTATCAAAATGCCATAATTTTACATCTTTTGCTTTTAAATGAGCGATTAACACAATCGTTGTAATACTATTAGGAGCTATTTCT contains:
- a CDS encoding glycoside hydrolase family 2 TIM barrel-domain containing protein; this translates as MSVFCFSQQETVVDNGEEFSLNGNWKFNTIDGQGYNYLNVQENISDIIIDNSDIENVEVKGNWNSKKFGERDTSFYKDDYLVRNFVKGEGNANYVRFRPNLEKSGYYEAFVKYPFSSHLTSQCNIKHAGEITTKYLSQRVFCGEWISVGIYQFDKKDDNYIEITAITDGQVAADAVMLKPISEATYAQAKKMPEQVYLPSFDDTSWNDLKVPGHWGMLNSYSNYTGSGWYRKTFKLPSNWTSKNDERIRIQFGAVYHLAKVYLNGQYIGKHQGGLTPFEFDITDHVKFGGKNVIAVEVNNAFIVGATWNWGGIIRGVQLKKQKNVRIQNQYIHAEPDLKKGTAAVNLKIKIENNSNSSRKVDVFSKIKEIKNVTLAQKGVEIAPNSITTIVLIAHLKAKDVKLWHFDNPNLYTLETTISENNSELDSNQTDFGIRKIEVTNSQLLLNGEPVRTGGFNRVSENRYYGSSEPIEILERDVDLMKESGANFMRIMHGTQNEELIKLCDRKGILLFEEVNVRDLTNPEFTAPEYPLIKSWLKEMIERDSNHPSIIGWSVGNELSDHYDFAKKMMEYVRTELDEHRLLTCVSNSGQKKTYTRTTDPNTHVDIIMHNMYRWQGEPQDILDTLREKWPNKPVFISEYGFDPYPTASLDGDKPIVSEWNQHFRGKNEFVIGSSMWTFNDYRSGYAGTSAEENRVWGVVNVWGQKRRLFDRFQKENSPIKTLKVEEITKSKKSISVEITSKEASDYPSYQINNYQLVATFSNHQGVVLHEQKIKLPAIEIGGSWKGRLRLKKNLNPYLLTVKVINPLGYQRGKKEIFYKVPNAPSIDKVIAGQNNARIYFTKTVGVKEYKLAYKTKGSEYQFTEPTISSFIDVQGLSEKSYEVALVAINGKGDSEFSKAVPFNMTNQKLHPVVWESFIDDTKLVIGYSSDFIDGNYTVRYGTQKDNLNKVFTTNVRGMLTIDLDNEKEIFFQIKREVAGESSSWSPVIAVKY
- a CDS encoding HYR domain-containing protein, whose amino-acid sequence is MFKSKIIYIPFLSIIFLLIACSEDSEENDTVSPTLSCPEAMNVSVDTFSNGAVVTFTSPVGTDNIAGSVTTQTGGLASGKVFPIGTTTNTFTTRDAAGNTSTCSFNVIVTRKAPSEDLPYFVIENPTPVGKKWAKIENLSDEFNQTDGIDRTKWYTKPDIASAGWFWTGRPPGLFIEESITVADGKLKIEANKLPATKIINGKSYDYSGGIVRSINQCKVGYYYESKMKANKTFMSSTFWMMTEENACPKRLELDIQECVGELTPGADAWAVSGKFDQIFHSNAFHRTSCANTVETRKQGSVITDVKNWSEYMVYGFWWKSETELWFYLNGKLAYKITNPTTTFDLPMYYNLAVETYDWNPPHADGKGMEKFTKEERSTQYEWIRTWKLDDK
- a CDS encoding glycoside hydrolase family 2 protein, whose protein sequence is MKQVFVLICITVLMCTSCKNKDVVQHENLFNNKISLNGTWQFLASNTMAETDVIIQDYIQWDTLNVPGNWDTRKRYTDYVGKGFYQKNFKLPVNWKENQIRLKFGAVYQTSKVWLNGELLGTHVGGYLPFEFNITEKVKKDEINSIVVMADNTIKRGAWWAWGGISREVYLEANEAVRLISQHIASVPNFKTKEVVFSIKYKIENNGNSPVKVNVVSNIEGITKLDSKWVNVKSGEVKEAVVTFTRKLSDFKLWHFDSPNLYKLKSELLVNGIAQDEVTDHFGVRKFEVVGEQFYLNNQPVRLNGINRVHDHPDYGNTEPDHLIEQDMRDIKSLGGNFSRLMHAPLSKNLLNFCDKNGFLLVEEIPVWGDNDPNATPNNPLTKQWMKTMIERDFNHPSVVGWSVGNELRNADGAWSDKALTANQFGYVESMLDYVAELDSTRLKTYVTITSYRKGEIGTEPYEKVDFISMNSYGNAPVLVEKIHEKFPGKPIFVSEIGLSQIGPAPDGTLSNEMVGYLKELKKIPYVTGVSPWSYNDYRSNYKGTPESGFREWGIVDERRNKKKAYYQLKEIFNYWQE
- a CDS encoding glycoside hydrolase family protein, translated to MKNTTLWLLVLISIIQMSCAKKVDKLSPDESFNFKIEFEKVAKSSVFSEEGKSVWGGTLVKGDDGLYHMYYSRWPKNIGWEWVNYSEIAHATATSPFGPFTFSDVALGDRGSQFWDGATTHNPTILKIKGKYYLYYMGNTGNKDIVSVPGKAKINWEHRNNQRIGVAVADHPNGPWTRLDTPVLDVTHGDDEAYDALMTSNPSVCEMPDGKILMVYKAVGKQFKLPAGGPVVHMVAISDSPTGPFKKYPEPIFVFEGERFPAEDPYIWYQDGKYRAIVKRIKFEGEKRLFSLVQYESIDGIKWDKAKNFEVSDKTVIWEDGSTTKFDHLERPQVFIENGKPIALLCAADTIDVNNVRHSFNIQIPLKITKEN
- a CDS encoding glycoside hydrolase family 117 protein, yielding MKNKLIIALILGMTFSCAQKEKQLKQEELKTSEEVFPFKMPTEKPNIPLSASSERMFDYLAPRAQDNELFSQFKYTQLKGFDYNNGDGTISRRDPSRPIFVDGKYYIWYTKRHTEVPPIGWNKAAEATDVIPSTDWDLCDIWYATSTDGITWQEKGPAVTRPEKPKSGWRSVATPDILVWKDKYYLYYQAFDEPSGLRGDLCPVSVSYSDSPDGPWIHGGDKVIPFGKAGEWDQNATHDPHPVVYKGKIYIYYKAAYNKWPDNRTNYAVGHGLVIGENPLGPFTKHPLNPVMQSGHETTYFPFKGGIAALAIKDGNERETMQYSEDGVNFKIAAGLSLTPTAAAPFCADAFTDSGNGRGFTWGLSHFVNAGTPKKGYSIIARFDCDLSLDYHEPAFKDTGVWHKPEVYFAQGVGSIHEHPEGRGVKKK
- a CDS encoding sulfatase family protein, coding for MKLILKKYGFKSICLLLALITYQVQAQQKRYNIVWINADDLGRELSCYGHPAVHTPNIDGLAKQGVLYTNAYANAPVCSASRSSQITGMYPTAINSLDHRTLNVTTLPDGIQPITDFFKQAGYFVSNGNGWDLLKSEGKKDYNFIPDIKYDGTDWSQRKKGQSFFAQVQIKYPHRTFVKDEVNPINPDDVVLPKCYPDYPLLRADWAMYLESVQHCDEVVGQILNKLEEDGLAENTVVFFFGDHGRPHLRDKQFLYEGGLQIPLIIRWPNHLKAGEIDKRLVSLVDVAATSLAISGIKTPYELHGKVYLGKHKEKRKYIYGFRQRTGDAVENMRSITDGRYKLIWNRTYNRPWMQLSSYKKLQYPAFALYHYLHNKGELKAPYNQFMAATKPEFELFDLDKDPMEFENLADKKSSKKIQNKLFQILASQLKEYEKNMVLEDDVTIAEAKKGSEIYYEKALQQQKLEISVDATYEDIVKDWENRLLKK